The nucleotide sequence TGTATCGTTTTTGGTATCCCATTCCCAGCTTCCCAAGCCAGCCAATTTCTCTGCTTGAGCCATGATTTTTTGGCTTTTGGACAGGGCCAACTCGATCTTTTTGCGGTCCGTAATGTTTCGGTAATACCAGATTCTGCCATAATATTCATCATTAGAACCAAACATGGGTGATGAATAGCGTTCAAGTATTTTTCCATCTGTTAAGGCAATTTCTTCGAAACTTTTTTCCTGTCTGTTTTCATTAAGATCCTGAATCCGCCTAACAAATTCATCTGAATTGGTAAGTTGAGGAAGGACATATTCCAATGCTATTTTTCCTGACTGCAAAGCCATAACTCTATCAGGTATCCCCCAAATGTCGGCAAAATGCTGATTGAAAAATATAATTTTATCATTCTCATCAACAACAAGAATACCGTCCGGTGAAGTTTCCAGTTGAGTTTTCATCAAGACATTTCGAAACATCAACTCATCCTCGGCCTGCTTGCGCGTGGTGATGTCGATGCCTGTAACCAGGATTGCTGTTTGGCCCAGGAATGCAATCGGGGTTAACTGCACCTGCTCCCAAAGCAGATTGCCGTTTTTCTTCCGGCTACACCACTCGAACTGCTGGGTTCCTTCCTGGTCGGCCTTGCGCATCCAGGCCTGGGCATCGGCAAGTGAGTAAGGGGGTTCCAGCCAGAACTCATGGTTTTTGAGTTCGTCTAAGGATGAGAGACCGTACTGGAGCCAAGCCACGGGATTGGCATCGATGATCTCGCCGCTGTCCGGTTCCTGGATGATCATGGAGACAGGGGTATCCTTGAACAACGTTCGGAAATGTTCCTCGCTCTCACGAAGCGCCTGTTCCGTCTGCATGCGCTGGGTTATATCGCTGAACACCACAACCGACATACCTCCCTGTTCATCTTCCTGCATGGGAGCAGCAAAAACCTCCACTGGAAATACCTGGCCGTCTTTTTGCTGAAAGTATTCCTCAGCTCTATACTCCTCTCCCCTGCTTACCTTGCGGAAAAAGGGACACTCTTCAAGGGTACTTCTATATCCTTCTTCATCAAAGTGATAGTGAAACAGGTCATGGGCCTCGCTGCCCAGCAGCTCTTCCTGACTATACCCCAGAATCGATGCGACTGTCGGGTTGGAAAAGACAATTCTGCCCTCCCTGTCCATGATATAAAGCCCCTCACTCATACTGTCGATAACGGACTGAAGCCTTTTTTGGGCCTGACTGAGAGCCTCTTCAGCCTGCTTGCGCTCAGTGATGTCCTGATTAAAGCCCTGGTAGCCGAGGGTATTTCCGTCTTCATCTTTTATCACATTGATATTTTCAGACACCCAGAAATGCCTGCCGCTTCTATGGCTTAGTCTACACTCAAAGTTTGTGACTTTGCCGTATTTCTCCAGCAAGCGTTTAAGATTATCCTGGTCAGCAGGGTCTACATAGATTTGAGCGGCAATGTCGAATACGGAATCCATCAAATGGCGGGGAGAATCATAACCATGCATCTGGGCAAGGGTATTGTTAACTGACAGGTAACGACCATCTGGTGTGGTAGTAAAAAAACCAACTGGAGCGTTCATCAAAATGTCTTGAGGATTTTGAAAGATGATTTGGTTAGACATATTTTTTTTGGAATGTCTGGTCATAATCAACTCCACATAAGGACATGGTTTCTACGAAAAAATAAGAGCAAGGGTATAATGTAGTCCGAAGAAGGATAACTGAGCATACGGGCAAAAGAATTCCTCGCAAAGAAGAATTGCCCTTTAGTGTTAGAGATGAAGAAGGGTGCAGGATTATTTCGAAAGTGCTCCGTAAGTGAAGCTGGCAGGATAACATCACAATTTAGACCATGGGCTAAGTTCTTTCCACAAGTCATTTCTCTACTCCTTACCTTTGAGAATAGTGCATAACACCGGATAAATATCAATTGAGCACCAATCAACTATCATCATTTTAGTGGACATTAATCAATTACTTTGTTACCATATTCACAAATATTTGTAAACAACCATAAAGGTTGTTTTTGGTATTTTTGAAAAAAATGACTTAAAGTTCAATATTTACGGCCATTTTTTTAATTTCTATGCTGGGAAATAATTGCTGAAAATAAAATGGCAAAAATAATGATTGGCACAGATGGCTTGGGGAATTGTAAATTAATAGTAGCCAGTATCTATGTGTATGCGACTGCAAAGACACCTTTGTAGCCATCAGAGCAAGAGCCGACACTACGTGAAGCTGTTCTTACGATGGGTTCATGGACGGCCATCTAGTTCGAAAAAGCGACGGAAAACCCGGAACCACCAGCCTCTGGCGGGCGCTTTTGCTTCTCCATGGCGGCTTCATTGTTTATCGAATTTTGATGCAAAATATGAAAAGAGGTCCTTGAAAATGGGGTTATGTGTGGGCAACTGTCAGTGCCCCAGGCAATCGTTTCTGGTCATCACGCAAGCGTCAAGACAATACATGACGCCCGGCGGGCACAGAGCCTCGCATTGGTCCCGTTTCTCGTCGCAGGCCCACAGGATGCTCCTGAACGTTTCGTTGCAGCAGTTGTTGCAGTCAATCAGGTCGGGGCAGCCGTGGATGCAATCAATGTAAGTGCCAGTGACGGCGTGAAGGTTGGGCGTTGCCATGAACAGTAAGGCCAGGGCCAGGATGGTGGTCAGAAATAGTTTTTTCATTTCTTACTCTTAAAAAGAGACTTGAGGGAACAATTGATCCGAATAACCAAGTCACCCTCACTGTGCCCAGCGCACGGCACGTACATAGTAGGTATTGTACTTAAAGTAGCTGTAAAAGTAGCCGTTGTAGAAGTAGACGAGCCATGCCGTGTTTGTATAGAAGGGGTCGGTAGTAGAGGACCAGTAAAGTCTATTTTGCACGTCCATTAAATTTTTGCAATCCGAATGATACAGTTCCGCTAATTCAAACATTGTTGGCAACCGCCATCCAGTATGCCCGCCCATCGCAAGGCTGGAAGCATAGCTCATGGCATCATCCCAGTTCATGCGTACGACAGTTGTCTTCTGCCACATCAGGCCTCTGCCATTGTCCGTCACCGTCCCGTTCCCATTGTCCACTAACCGCTGGGCCTGGGCTTCGTCGGACATGACCAGTCCGGTCAGGCAGAGCATAAAGACCAGGGTCACAATGGTCATTCTGACAATACTTAGCATGTTCTTTCTCCGTGTGTTGTTGAATGTTCAGAACGTCACCAGCACCGACCAATTGAGCCCCCAGCGCATCTCCTGCCGTCGGTCCAGGTGGAACCCGACAGGTCGGCTCCGGTCAGTTTGGCCGCGGACAGGCTGGCCCCGGACAGATCGGCCTCCCTCAGATCGGCCCCTCTCAGGTTGGCCCCGAACAGATCGGCCCCTCTCAGGTTGGCCCCGAACAGATCGGCCTCGACCAGATCTGCCTCCCTCAGATCGGCCCCCCCCAAATCGGCCCCTCTCAGGTTGGCCTTGCTCAGGAAGGCCCGGCTCAGGTCGGCCCCGATCAGGTTGGCCCCTCTCAGATTAGTCCTGAGCAGGGTGGCCCCTCTCAGATTGGCCTTGGCCAAGGAAGCCCCTTCCAGGTTGCATCCAAAGCAGAGATTCGTATACAGCAATCTATCAAGATCATCTTGGTCATAAGCCTCAGCTGTCCCCATGGCCATAAGACAAAAAAGTCCTGCCATTACTGCGATTCCTGATATCTTCACACTCCATTTTTTCATAACAACCCTCCGTGGTTGAGTGTTGATATTTCTCAATTATTAAGCACTATCTATGCCACACAATAAAGCCATTAAATAACAGCATATTGTCAACATTGCCAACAGAACTGACTCTTAAGTTTGCGCCAACATGGTTGGCAGTAGTTGGCACTTTAGCTTGTGTCCAGGGTGTTGACTTGCGAGACAGGCCAGAGTTCTGCCCTTAACTGGACATTACACTGCCTTGGGGGGAAGTTACAAGAAATATATTGTGACTGGAGTGGGAATAATGGCAGCTGCATGGCCAGATATCCTGCCTAAACCCGGAGCATGAACAGCTGGCTCAGCAGCTCCGGGAGGCAGGTAGTCTTCAAAATTCAGGGGGCTGGACTACCCCAGAAAGCCGGAGGTTTGTATAACGTTAAGGCTGTGGGTTCGGCGCGTTAGCGAAGATACCCACTATAGCCTCTTGTTAGCTATCCATTATTTCAGTGTGCCCTTCAGATACTGCTGGCGAGTATCCTCTGGGAATTTCTCAATCGCGTATCTCAACATGGTGCGAGGCATGTTTCGATAGTGTTTCTTCAAAAAAGCTTCTTCCGTATTCTTGTCTCGCTTGCCGACCTCTCTCAACATCCATCCGACCGCTTTATGAATTAAGTCTTCTTTGTCGGAAACAAACATTTCGGCGACTTTGAGGGTTTCATCATACTCATCATTCTTGATAAAATGAAATGTGGACATGATCGCAATGCGGCGCTCCCATATGGATGCTGAGTGTGCAAGTGTGTATAATGGCTTGCGTGATCTATGTTCCAGATAAGCACCGACAATGTGCTCGGCAGATGTATCAACAAGATCCCAGTTATTAATGTGCCGAGTTTGACCCATGTATAATCGATAAATCTCTGTCTGTTCGTCGGGGGTACCTTTCTTGAATTTCTGAGCAAGGATTATCAATGCAAGGAGCCTTTCTTCATGAATCTCCGATTGGATCAGGGCTAAAACATCGGTTGTGGGTAGGTCTTGATATTTGCGAGCAATACGACGTGTCGCCGGAACACGAATGCCGAGAAACCTGTCGCCTTCACCATATTCTCCTGGACCGGTTTTGAAAAAACGCTGCAACACTACGGCATCTGATGGAACAGCGTGTTCTCTTAATGCTGTTCGGACATTTTTCAGTATGCTGGTTCTCATTTTATCTTTGGCTAACGCCAACCATCAGCGGCGCGCGCCTTTGGCGCGTCCGCTGGATGGTTTTGTTAGCTATTTTCTTTCATTAACTTTGCCAACTCTTTGATGCTAATTGGCGGATTACTTCTATGTAGCATTCTATGGCAGTTTGAACACAACGCTGACAAATCGTTAATGGTCGTTATTGTTTGCTTTTTTAATGATGCAAGTGGTTTGTTATGATGCGCCTCAATAAATCCATAACCAAGATGCCCATATTTTTCACCAAAATCAAATCCGCATACTTCACACTTGTAACTAGATAGCGATGCTTTGAACTCTTTAACTAAGCGCGAAGACCTTTCTAGTTTCAAATGTTTTTTTAGATTTCTTCTGCCTTCGATATCAGAAAAAGGTTCTGCTGGGTCGTCGAAATAGTAGCTCCCTTCTTTAATAATTATATCCAGCAAATCTGCTGTTTCCTCACTAATGTATCTAAATGTTCCAGCTCCCCAGCCTGGCACACCAATACTTTCAAGTTCCTTATAGGTAAGGCCTTTTATTGCCTTTTTCTCATTTAGTGGTTTGAACTTTTTGAAATAAAGATAGCTACCGTCTCTTTCTGTAATTGTTGAACGACCCCATAATACTAATGTACTATCGGTGTCTCTATAAACAAAATATGCTTTTCCTTCGGCTCGTTCGCTGAATTCGCCTACAGCACTTTTCCACCAATATTCCGTGCATAATGTAGATTCCCAACATGTAGCTTGGCATACCCCTTTTTTATTGATTTTATACCCAGTCTTCACAACATCGTTTTTGCACTGAAATAGCCTTCTGTCCCGGTCTGCGTGTTGGCAATGACCGCACCATTCCTGATTATTGAAAGCTGTTCTGATTATTATGGGCATACTTCCTCTCTGATTTAGCTAACAAGTTGTTACAAAATATCCAAGTATTATTCCAACCGACATGATATACATGATTTAAGTTTATTGAAGCCTACGTGCATTCATTTACAGAAGTCCAAATCTGCCTAAATTGTCAAGCCTTGTCTTCACAGTGTTCAGAAATCATAGCCAGAACTACCCCAGCAAGATAGCCGGATTGCAAAAATCAAGTCTGTATTTTTTCCTCTCCAAAGAACTTGCTGAATACCCTGTGAAAGTCCTCCAGATTAACAGGTTTTCCTATATAATCATCCATCCCGGACTCCAGGAACCTTTCCCTGTCACCGGGCTGGGTATGGGCGGTTACTGCGATAATGGGAATATCTTTCTTTGGGCCTATGGTAGTTGACTCTCGGATTGCCTTTGTTGCCTCCACCCCGGTCATGACCGGCATTTGAATGTCCATAAGGATGCAGTCGAATTCCTTTTCCTGCAACATATCCACAGCTTCCTTGCCGTTCTTGGCCAGGGTCACTGTTTGTCCGTCTTTTTCAAGTATTCTTTTGATAAATACCTGGTTCAGCGGATCATCTTCAGCCAGGAGGATATTTAGACTGCCTGCTTTTCTAAATGATTGATTTGTTTTCTCGGCAATCTGAAAATTTTCCTTTTTTAACATTTTGAAGGGCAATGCCACATGTACAGTTGTTCCCTGGCCTGGCTCGCTTTCCACAGAGATGTTTCCGTTCATTATGCTCACCAGCCGTCGAACTATGACCAAACCAAGACCAGCACCTTGATACTGCCTGGTCATAGTGCCATCTACCTGGGAAAAAGGCTGAAACAGCTTGTCTAACTTGTCTTCAGGGATGCCCGTACCAGTGTCAGTAATGGAGAATAAAATACGCTTATGGTCATTATCAGACTGTGATGCTGGAGATATATTCACGCTTACACTCCCGCTGTCAGTAAATTTAACTGCATTGCCCACAAGGTTGAAAAGAACCTGCTGCACCCTTGTGTCGTCTCCGATGAGCGTTTCTGGGAGCGAATAATCAATAAAAAAATCCAAAGAGAGCTCTTTCTCACTGGCTGGAATTACAAAGAGATCATTCAAAGAGTCACAAATACTTTTAAGGTTGATTTCATTTTCCCGGATTATCATTTTGCCGGCATCAATACTGGAAAGATCAAGGATATCGGATAAAAGTTGAGTCAGCCTCCTGGCTGAAATATTCCCCAAATTGACCAGCTCCTCCTGATCCTGCTTAAGGCCTGTTGATGATAACAACTGCATCATGCCCATTATTCCGTTCAAAGGTGTGCGAATCTCATGGCTCATATTGGCCAGGAATTCGGACTTGGCTTGGTTGGCGGATTCGGCCTGCTCCTTGGCCTTTTGTTCTGTATTTAAACTTCTTGCCAGTTGGAGATTGCTCAAGCTAAGTTTGGCAATAAGAGAGGCAAAGCGTGTATAAAACTGCGTTACCAAGTCCACAGTTTTTCGGGACCAGCGTGGGACTTTATAAAGGGCATTGATGTACTTATCCTCATCAAATCCGTACTTCCTGGCCTGGGCTCGAAAAAAATCCTCGTCCAGTTCTTCTTCCTTGAAAAAAAACTGTCCGATAAACAAGTTGCCCAAGTGGTTGTCGCCCACTACAATAGGGGTAGCAACATCCCACATGTTGTTCTTGCATTTATAGAGCTTGTATTCACCGGGAGTTATTCCTTTGGAAAGGATCAAGTCGCTTTCCAGACAGTTTCGGCGGGTTTCAGGATTCACACGATGAAATTTTGTGCATATGTCCTGCCAGCCTGTGGAAACAAGAATGTTACCCCTTAGGTCAATAATAGCAACACCTATATTTGTTAAGGCATAGAATTCTTCCATGAAGGCCTGCACACTCTTTACATCCAGGATATCGCTCAATTCAAGCGTCCCAATATAACCTTCCGGCTGAAGTATTGCGGCAAGCTTTCTGCGAACCTTGGCCTCACTTTCTTGAAGTGCCTCCTGGATGCGTTTACGTTCTGTGATATCCTGCCAGGCAACTATACCACCAGTGATTCGATTATCTGCGTCAAGGATTGGACCTGCATCGCAAATCAGTGGAATAACCCGGCCATCCGCATGACGCTGCACAATCTCCTGCCCCAAAACGGTTTCTCCGTCCATAACAGCCTTTGGCAAAGGTAACTCCTCTGTCTTTGCCTTTGTCACGCCATCAGACAGGTAAACCTCCCATTCGTCCAGAATCTGCTCCACCGACAAACCAATGTGTCTTTCCAAGGGCCAGCCCATCATCTCCAGGCCATGACGACTGACCTGCTGCAATCTCATGTCAGAGTCAGCAATGGTTATACCCAGCGGGATATACTTCATCAATGCCTCAAAAGTTTGTCTGCCTTCTTCAGCTTCCTGCATTGCTGCCTGCAAAGATTGCTCAGCTTGCTTCTGCTCGGTTATGTCCCTTACCCACTCCAGAAAAAACTCAACATTATTAGCTTGATCCAACAAAGGTATTACCCGCACATCAACCCATGTACCGTCAGGCAGTTCAGCCTCAGCACGAAATGCTTTTTTGGTCTTAAGCACAGATGCGGCTTTACAGTCAGGACATATATCATCATAGCCCCTGTATGTGCGGTAACATTTGGTATTTAGCTTCCTTTTTTCCGGGGGAACGGCTGCAAAACCCTGCCAGTTGCTGTAGATAATGTTCATGTCCGAATCATGTATAGAAATCATATCCGGAAGCATGGACAACATTTTTTGAAAGCGTTCTTCGTTTTGCTTCAGTGTATCTTCAAGTTGCCTGTATTCTGATATATCCTGGACTGTAGCAAAAACCAGGGGAGCTTTACTCTGTCTGTACTGTATAATGCCTGTGGTCCTTACGGATAAAACCTTTCCATCCTTGCGGATAATCCTGAATACTTCAGGTCTTAGTTCTCGGCTTCCGGATGTGATACACTCATTAAACCAATGGAATATTGATTCCATATCTTCCGGGTGAAAAATCTTTTTATGAGAAGCCGGATCGCTGATTTCAGACTTTTCGTACTGCAAAAAATCACACATAGCATCAGACCAGCTTACTTCCCTAACTTCCATATCCCAGATAAAGTCCCCAATTTTTGCCATTCTCTGCGCAGCAACAAGTCTTTGCTCACTTTGCCTCAACTTTTCCTCAGCCTGAACAATGCGCATTACAGCTTCTATTCGGGCAAGTAACAGTTCTTTATGGACCGGTTTTGTTAAATATCCGTCAGCACCGGCTCGCAGACCTTGGGCCTGATCTTCAGGACTGGTCTTTACCCCGGACAAAAAAAGGATATGAGTATCTGCAATATCCGGATCAGCCTTGACCTGCATGCAAATATCAAAGCCGCTGGCATCTGGAAGATTGACATCCAGCAATACCAGATCAGGTTTCTTTACGGGAATCAGCTCTAAACATTCAAAGCCCGTTTCAGCTCTGAGAACCCTGTAACCGGCAGAAGTCAGGATCTTTTCAATGATCAATATATATTCAGGGTCATCATCTGCTATAAGGATGGAACGGAAGGCATGCCTGTCCGTAAAAGGAGCTTCATATAATTTGTCTGTGCTTGTCATTAATATCTCCTTAGATATAAAGCCGATCAACCAAACCTATGGCAAAATAAAAATATATCGGATTACTTTTAATCTCATGCGTGATTTGATTCTATAGTGATTATCTATGTCATTTTTGACCTGACTTGCTCGGCAAGATGAGATATACGCTTGTTCCTTTGCCAGGCTCACTTTCAACCCAGATTTTACCACCATGCTTCTCCACAAACTCTTTGCAAAGGATAAGCCCCAGACCTGTGCCTTTTTCCCCGTCTGTTCCATATTGTCTTTTGCTTTTATCAACAGAAAAAACCGAAGATAGAATAGCTTCATTCATACCTATTCCGTCATCTTGGACACAGACTTCAACATCTGATCCAGCCTTCCTTGCGGTTACAGATATATTGCCACCAGGATTTGTAAACTTGACTGCATTGAAGACCAGATTACGAACTATGGTGCTCAACATTGGCTGATCAGCCAGCACTAAAATATCCTGGGGGATATCGTATTTAATAAAAATCCCCTTCTTTTCAGCCAAATCTCTGGCAGTACTTAGAATTTGGATAATAATTTCATGAAGATTGCATTTTTCAGGGCTGAAATTCATGCCTCCCTGGCTCATACGTGCCCATTGCATCAAGTCATTAAGAAGTTCCAGTGCGTTTTTCGAACTCTTCAGCATTTCAGCTGATATGAGACTGATATCTTCCTGGGAAATGGATCCTGCTTCCTGGGCAAGGATTTGCGATGTGCTGTATATACCGGAAATAGGGGATTTGAGATCATGGGCAATAATGGAAAATAGCTTGTCCTTTTCAGCGTTTACCTTTTCAAGCTGCTGGTTGATGTTCTTAATTTCCTCTTCGGCCTTTTTTCGTTCTGTTATGTCAGACAAAATACAATGAGTTCTTATGAATTTTCCTTCAGAATCACGTTGGGTTCTACCCTCAAGCAAGACAAAAAACGGGGAGCCGCTTTTATGGATCAGCTCCAACTCTCCTTTGACACACCCGGTATATTTGAATTCCTCAAATGTTTCAGGATAGATATATCTGGTCCGCTTCGACCATAACTCACCAAAATCCCTACCCAAAATCTCAAAGCGCTCGTAACCAAGCAATTCACATAATCTATCATTTACATCAATATATTGACCATCTTCATTTAGAGATTGATACGCAATAGGAGAATTTTCAAAAAGAGATCTGAATCGTGCTTCACTTTCAACAAGTAAATTTTGAGCTTGTTTTAGTTTAGTAATATCCTGAACTGCACCGATCATAAATTCAGGTTTGCCGTTATCATCCATCTCAACCATTCCTCTGGCATGGACATACCTTACATCCCCTGTATCCTGACGGATAATACGGTGCTCTATATCATAAGGCTCGCCATTTTCCATCGCCCTGGCAAAAGCATCTTCAATGGCAATTTTGTCATCAGGATGTGCGATTGGGAGAAGCTGAGGCGTCGTTAGCTGAATATCAGCAACTCCATGAATTCTTTTCCAGTTATCTGACAAAACCCAGCTATCGTCGTTTATGTTCCACTCCCAGCTTCCCAAGCCAGTCAATTCCTCTGCTTGAGCCATGATTTTCTGGCTTTTGGACAGGGCCAACTCGGTCTGCTTACGGTCTGTGATCTCAAAAGTTATTGTTCCTACCCCAAGAAGTAATCTATGCTCATCATGGACAGGAAATTTTTTTGTAATGAAGGTTCTTGTCTCTCCTTTCTCATCTAATGAGGACTCTTCAACGGTAATTGATCTTCCTGGAGACAGCTCAAGGGCTTTCCTGTCATTCTCCATATACTCTTGGATCTGCTCAGGAGTTGAAATTCCCTGAAACAGTTCCTTATCTGTCTTGCCAATTACTTGTGGCAAGGTATGACCGGTTAACTTCGTGTAGGCATTGTTTATCAGAACGTATTTCAGCGAAGGATCCTTAAATACCGCTATATGCTCTGAATTTTGCAGCATCTGGAAAAAGATTCTCTGCATTTCTTCAGTTCTTTTCCGTTCGGTAATATCTCTGATTATTTCTACAATATATTCGATATTGCCATTTTCAGAAATGACCGGGTTAGCTCTGCAACTGAAATAGGTATCCAGCTCAGAAACATACTTTTCTCGAAATACTGGCTTTTTAGTCCTTATGGCATCTATACTGGCGCAGTTATCACAATTTGTTTGCCTGCCAAGAAGTTCGTAACACTTGTTTCCATGGACGTCTTCAGGGCTTTTTCCCAGGAATTCATATCCTGCTTTGTTGTACCTGATAACTGTGAGATCAGGCCTTTTGATACTTAATATGTCAGGGGCATTCTCCAGAAAGCCATTAAGCAGACGTATCTGCTTATCAAGAGCCTGCCTGCTTTTTCTAAGCTCTTCCTCTTTTTGCTTTCTGCTTGTTATATCTCGTGAACTGAATAGCAATTTGCCAGGATGAAAGTCTGTTTGCTGGACAGTTTTGCCAATGG is from Desulfonatronovibrio magnus and encodes:
- a CDS encoding pentapeptide repeat-containing protein, whose protein sequence is MKKWSVKISGIAVMAGLFCLMAMGTAEAYDQDDLDRLLYTNLCFGCNLEGASLAKANLRGATLLRTNLRGANLIGADLSRAFLSKANLRGADLGGADLREADLVEADLFGANLRGADLFGANLRGADLREADLSGASLSAAKLTGADLSGSTWTDGRRCAGGSIGRCW
- a CDS encoding DNA alkylation repair protein; translated protein: MRTSILKNVRTALREHAVPSDAVVLQRFFKTGPGEYGEGDRFLGIRVPATRRIARKYQDLPTTDVLALIQSEIHEERLLALIILAQKFKKGTPDEQTEIYRLYMGQTRHINNWDLVDTSAEHIVGAYLEHRSRKPLYTLAHSASIWERRIAIMSTFHFIKNDEYDETLKVAEMFVSDKEDLIHKAVGWMLREVGKRDKNTEEAFLKKHYRNMPRTMLRYAIEKFPEDTRQQYLKGTLK
- a CDS encoding DUF1566 domain-containing protein, with the translated sequence MLSIVRMTIVTLVFMLCLTGLVMSDEAQAQRLVDNGNGTVTDNGRGLMWQKTTVVRMNWDDAMSYASSLAMGGHTGWRLPTMFELAELYHSDCKNLMDVQNRLYWSSTTDPFYTNTAWLVYFYNGYFYSYFKYNTYYVRAVRWAQ
- a CDS encoding HNH endonuclease; the encoded protein is MPIIIRTAFNNQEWCGHCQHADRDRRLFQCKNDVVKTGYKINKKGVCQATCWESTLCTEYWWKSAVGEFSERAEGKAYFVYRDTDSTLVLWGRSTITERDGSYLYFKKFKPLNEKKAIKGLTYKELESIGVPGWGAGTFRYISEETADLLDIIIKEGSYYFDDPAEPFSDIEGRRNLKKHLKLERSSRLVKEFKASLSSYKCEVCGFDFGEKYGHLGYGFIEAHHNKPLASLKKQTITTINDLSALCSNCHRMLHRSNPPISIKELAKLMKENS
- a CDS encoding PAS domain-containing sensor histidine kinase → MTRHSKKNMSNQIIFQNPQDILMNAPVGFFTTTPDGRYLSVNNTLAQMHGYDSPRHLMDSVFDIAAQIYVDPADQDNLKRLLEKYGKVTNFECRLSHRSGRHFWVSENINVIKDEDGNTLGYQGFNQDITERKQAEEALSQAQKRLQSVIDSMSEGLYIMDREGRIVFSNPTVASILGYSQEELLGSEAHDLFHYHFDEEGYRSTLEECPFFRKVSRGEEYRAEEYFQQKDGQVFPVEVFAAPMQEDEQGGMSVVVFSDITQRMQTEQALRESEEHFRTLFKDTPVSMIIQEPDSGEIIDANPVAWLQYGLSSLDELKNHEFWLEPPYSLADAQAWMRKADQEGTQQFEWCSRKKNGNLLWEQVQLTPIAFLGQTAILVTGIDITTRKQAEDELMFRNVLMKTQLETSPDGILVVDENDKIIFFNQHFADIWGIPDRVMALQSGKIALEYVLPQLTNSDEFVRRIQDLNENRQEKSFEEIALTDGKILERYSSPMFGSNDEYYGRIWYYRNITDRKKIELALSKSQKIMAQAEKLAGLGSWEWDTKNDTWLLSDNWKRIHGYNQTQLTTSELFTIGHPEDIPAIKKAIAGAIEKDEPYDIEFRIIRQDTGEVRYIHTMGKVEYEGTGQPKVLTGAAQDITDRKKAEEEIKNINQQLEKVNAEKDKLFSIISHDLKSPISGIYSTSQLLAQEAGSISQEDISLISAEMLKSSKNALELLNDLMQWARMSQGGMNFSPEKCNLHEIIIQILSTARDLAEKKGIFIKYDIPQDILVLADQPMLSTIVRNLVFNAVKFTNQGGNISITAEKKDSDVEICVQDDGIGMNDIVLSSIFTVDKIKRQLGTDGEKGTGLGLILCKEFVEKHGGKIWVESEPGTGTRVYFTLSRYH
- a CDS encoding response regulator, translated to MTSTDKLYEAPFTDRHAFRSILIADDDPEYILIIEKILTSAGYRVLRAETGFECLELIPVKKPDLVLLDVNLPDASGFDICMQVKADPDIADTHILFLSGVKTSPEDQAQGLRAGADGYLTKPVHKELLLARIEAVMRIVQAEEKLRQSEQRLVAAQRMAKIGDFIWDMEVREVSWSDAMCDFLQYEKSEISDPASHKKIFHPEDMESIFHWFNECITSGSRELRPEVFRIIRKDGKVLSVRTTGIIQYRQSKAPLVFATVQDISEYRQLEDTLKQNEERFQKMLSMLPDMISIHDSDMNIIYSNWQGFAAVPPEKRKLNTKCYRTYRGYDDICPDCKAASVLKTKKAFRAEAELPDGTWVDVRVIPLLDQANNVEFFLEWVRDITEQKQAEQSLQAAMQEAEEGRQTFEALMKYIPLGITIADSDMRLQQVSRHGLEMMGWPLERHIGLSVEQILDEWEVYLSDGVTKAKTEELPLPKAVMDGETVLGQEIVQRHADGRVIPLICDAGPILDADNRITGGIVAWQDITERKRIQEALQESEAKVRRKLAAILQPEGYIGTLELSDILDVKSVQAFMEEFYALTNIGVAIIDLRGNILVSTGWQDICTKFHRVNPETRRNCLESDLILSKGITPGEYKLYKCKNNMWDVATPIVVGDNHLGNLFIGQFFFKEEELDEDFFRAQARKYGFDEDKYINALYKVPRWSRKTVDLVTQFYTRFASLIAKLSLSNLQLARSLNTEQKAKEQAESANQAKSEFLANMSHEIRTPLNGIMGMMQLLSSTGLKQDQEELVNLGNISARRLTQLLSDILDLSSIDAGKMIIRENEINLKSICDSLNDLFVIPASEKELSLDFFIDYSLPETLIGDDTRVQQVLFNLVGNAVKFTDSGSVSVNISPASQSDNDHKRILFSITDTGTGIPEDKLDKLFQPFSQVDGTMTRQYQGAGLGLVIVRRLVSIMNGNISVESEPGQGTTVHVALPFKMLKKENFQIAEKTNQSFRKAGSLNILLAEDDPLNQVFIKRILEKDGQTVTLAKNGKEAVDMLQEKEFDCILMDIQMPVMTGVEATKAIRESTTIGPKKDIPIIAVTAHTQPGDRERFLESGMDDYIGKPVNLEDFHRVFSKFFGEEKIQT